gctgtattatagaatttttttttaaatagaaaccctacagtgcagaaggaggccattcggcccatcgtgtctgcaccgaccacaatcccacccaggccctacccccacatatttacccgctaatccctggaacctacgcatcaggactctaaggggcaatttttaacctgaccaatcaacctaacccacacatctttggactgtgggaggaaaccagagcaccggaggaaacccacgcagacacgaggagaatgcgcaaactccacacagacagtgacccgagccgggaatcgaacccgggaccctgggagctgtgaagcagcagtgctaaccactgtgctaccgttggtctggagacaatacacatctttttagcctgtcttgatgctctctccactcacgttgttttgtttcttaaagacttgattagttgtaagtattcgcattccaaccattattcatgtaaattgagtctgtgtctttatatgctctgtttgtgaacagaattcccactcacctgaagaaggggcttggagctccgaaagcttgtgtggcttttgctaccaaataaacctgttggactttaacctggtgttgttaaacttcttactgtgctattaTGCTGCCAATCTTCTTTTCATGCAAATATGATACCCCCTATAACGTGAGCCTTTATTTCCCACATtctcctttgatgtggcactttatcaaacaccctctggaaatctaagtacagtacatccacttgtTCCCCTTTATCCAGGGCATAGGTtagttcttcaaagaactccaatgagttggttaaacatgatttcccttgcacaaaaccatgttgattctacCTGATTACATTGAACTTATCTAAGTGCCCTGTTATAATttatttaataatagcttctaacattttccctcagTTAGCCACACTCCTCAGTCTTTTCCCTGCATCCTTTCACATTTTCTGTCTTCCGATAATTATCGAATTGCCctttgaaagccacgattgagTCTGCTTCAATCATATTCACAGACAATACATTCCAAATATTAATGTGTAAAAGATTTTTTCCCCTCATGTTACCTTTCCCATTCACCTTAAATGGGTGTCCTCTGTTTCAGGTTATGTTCTTTGCTTGCCAGTTGTGTGGCGTGACTGTTACGTGATACTGATCATCCCAAGCCTGTATGATACCCAAGATTTTTGCAGTAATGCACTGACTGCTTCATTTCTGAGGAGCTGCAAATGACGTtgaaacactgtgcaatcatcagtgaacatccctaccTCTGAAATTATGTTGCACTGTAatcattgacgaagcagctgaaaGTGGATTGGCTTGAGGAACTTGTGCTGCAGTATTCTTGgtttgagatgattggcctcgaaacgccacaaccatctttctgttTGCTAGATATGATTACAACCAGTGGAGACTCTTCCCCTGATGTCCATTGAGTTCAGTTTTGGGCCATAGTACCAGGTCTTCACTTTATTAACTATTCTTGTTTTGGCTTTAATTCCCTTGTATTGCACCGTTTCATTGTTTCTGACAGACGAGAAAGAGAGTGGTGCAAATTAAGGAGATGGGATCCTGTTGTTTAAAAAATAGCCTGCAAGCCGCCTGAGTGAAACACTCCCCTGCTTTCTCTTGTTTGTTGTTGGGGAGTGTCAGACACCGTCCAGTCTATCTCAGCTTGTTGCCCCTGGCTGATGCCCTGAATTTTTCCATGGGCTTCTTCTGCCCGTCCAACTGTCACCTAACAGGATCAGTCACTGAGTGGCGCATCCCACACCCAGTTGAATGCGGTATCACATGCGAACTTTCATTAAAGAGCCATCGAGGCGATAAAGCCTCTCCTTCATCGAGTCTGGGTCATTCAGTTATCTTTCAATTAAGCATGTTTCGGCTGCATGATGCGGGCGCCATGGTTCCCGACCACGAGAAAGCTGGGAGGAGTCCACTGGGGAAACACCGGCTGCCCTCACCTAGTTAATAGGCGCTGACAGCTGCCGGACCAGTCACACCCCGGGACTTTAGGGCGGGAAAGAGTTGGAGACAAGGTGGGATGCacaaaggggaggggggaatcaatACGAGCTGAATGTCCCACTGCACCCGACACAGTATTTCTTTCTCGCCCATAGTTTTGAATATTAACATCCCTGCAGGAGGTTGCTCGTAAACTGTATCCAGGCAGAATCATTGGGAGGATAGGAACTTAAACGTTACAAAATATATCAGCTGCATGGAATCTTATAGAATAATGTCCAGCTGAAATTCTTAGGTTAAAGCACATTAGGAAGTCCGGCAGTTTTAAATGAAAAGCACTTAATACAGCAATATGAAGAATTAATTTTGACCATCAGTGCAGATAAAAGATAACATAAAATTATTTTGCAATTAAATTGGGAGAGATTTGACAACAAAGACATACACAGCAAATTATAGTAGCCAATAAACCAGTGACTATTAGTTGTATCTGCAGGATAGAGGGGGGGGTAATGATTACACATAAGGAATGTCATGGGTTCAAGAACATACATATTTATCAAACTTAATATTACTGTGCACACAATTTAATTAAACATCATTGCAGATTAATATAGGGGTCTGGCCGAATGCTGCAAAACATCGTCATAACTTATTTACCGATGGCATTTTCTGAACAGATGGCTACAATTTTGCTCATTTTATTGTCAGCAGCAAATTCTCAATATCCTACTATAGGGGTCGATTATGCGCATGGCAACATATAAACATACCTGATTTACAGATAACCAATTAATTAACTTGGTATAGAATGGGCTGCCCAGTGATGTTAAAGATATAGATTTCCGGAAGGCATTTGAACGGGTCCAAATAAAAGACCGTTCAGAGAAATGGAAAACAATGGGGTTGGAGGCAATTTTTTCCCACATAGGTAGAGGGTAGGCTCTGAGGTAGAGGGTAGAGAGTGGGCTTAATGGTAAAGAACTGCAGCTCTCTAGAGGTGATTAGAGGTGTCTTACTTGGACCATAGTTTTCATTTCAATTATCGATTACTTCGAAGAAGGAATGGAGACACAttttctcaggacactaagttaAGTGATACAGTAATTAGTACGAATGGAATCAGGAAATAACAAAGAGACAGTAGTAGATTCTgagtgtgtaaaactggcagatggagtcaAACTTTGAGGAAAGGTGGCGCCATCGACTTTGGACAAAGGAAAATGGATCATTACATTTTCTATGTGGTGAGAAGCTGTCAGTGGGCAGAGAAGACGGATCCTGTacattaaaaactaaaactaaactagTAGGCAGATtaccaaaaaaaattaaaaacctgTATGGCTTGAGACCACAAATAAGGTAGTGCAATGCATTGTTTAAAAGAACAAACTGTTAATATAAATAAGTAACGATGTTTGACAATAACAGTAATTCAGCAGAACATAATAACAGTAATAACTACGAAAACAGGAGGACTGGTAAAACAGATCTTGCTTACAGGCCACCCCTTTGTCTACTGAAAATTCCCCAAATCCCGCACTTGCTCAGAAACCTCAACAGTCGCATGTAAAATAAGTACATAGAAAAATGTTTTGTCAGAACACTCTGTACTCGAAATAACACGCTGCAGCCAAGTTTAACATTAATCTTCACCGGGCTGGAATGGAGTGCGGGTTAAATTGCAGTTGCACGTACGGCTTcatagaagaaaccctacagtgcagaaggaggccattcggcccatcgaatctgcaccgaccacaatcccacccaggccctacccccacccccacatattttacccgctaatcccactaacctacacatcccaggactctaaggggcaatttttttttaacctggccaatcaacctaacccgcacatctttggactgtgggaggaaaccggaggaaacccacgcagacacgaggagaatgtgcaaactccacacagacagtgacccgagccgggaatcgaacccgggaccctggagctgtgaagcagcagtgctaaccactgtgctaccgtgccgccccgtgtttGCTTAGATTGTTTCCCCGGTATTGCATTCAGCTCCGGACAAGAAAAATGCATTGAAATTCGAGTGGGTGTAGAGCCAATTAACCAGAATTATTCTGAGGTTAAAAGATTTAGATTATAAAGACAGGTTTCAAAGGTTAGGCTTGTGTTCTGGCGAGTATCGAAGGTTAATATGCGAGAAACACAGTTTCCAAGATGGCTAAAGCATTAGTTAAGGAATATATAGAAAAATAGCAATACAATAACCCATTCATGTTATAATGCTGCAATTTTCTGACGGTTTAGTCCAGTGCAGCACCTTTGAAAGCGGTGTTTCTTAGTGGAGTCTTAATTTCGTGGGCGCACTAATCAGAAAAGGAGCTTTTCTTGAACGTATATATACAGCCACGCACATTGCGTTGGATACCAAATAGTTACAAGAATTGTTTTCTTGCTAGGTTCTGAACAGCCAGAAATCATAACTGTACAGCCTCAGCTATATAGAAAAACAAGCGCAACAAACCCAATGTCACCGAAATCTACCGGTGACACAAGTTTCCAAGTATCGGTCTTAATGCGAGCCATTTTTGGCTGAAAACGGTTGCGAAAGCTTCAGATTTGCCCTTTGCACTCGATGCCGGGTGCAATTAGCGTTGAGAACGGAGATAGTTATGGAGCCTTCTCCTTAGTGCTAAACGGTTTCTTTTATCCCTGGAGGGGAGTAGGGCATTAAGCCCCTTGtctctgttctgccattgaaCTCAGATTTCAGCTAATCTGTacatcaactccacttacctgccttagTCCCATATATTGTTGCCTAACAAAAACATGCCAATCTCAGTTTTGGATGTTTCGATTGAACAAGCCTCGGCAGCTTTTAGGAGAAGATAATTTCACGCTCCCACTAGCATGTGTGACCAAGTGCTTCCTGACAACAATCCAGACCAGCATAATTATATTGTAAGGTTGTATCCCCATGGTTTGGGCACTTTCACCAGAAAAAATAATTTCTCAATCTACATTACCACATCCTCGAATCATCTTAAACAGCATTATCACCCTTTAATCTTCTATAATTCCAGAAATCTAGACTGTGAGTCAGTAGGATTGTGATTCTGGACTCGGGACTTGAGAATCTAATTCAGTCTACACCTTCAATACTCGCGGAAGTACAAACTTTCTTAATCCCGATATAATTCTGGCGAAATTACCCTTCATCGAGTCCAAGGCCCATATATCCTTTCAGGATGCAAGGCCTAAAGTTGAATGCAGTGGTCCAGATGTGATCCAATCGGAATTGTGTAACTTCCACCTATTTGTACTTCCGACCTACCGAGATGAAGGCTAACGTCGTATTAGCCTTTTTAAGCATTTTAATACTTATCCACTAGGTTTAAGTGATTTCTGGACCTGGAGACTCTACGGCTCTCTACTCCACTCTAAGTATTTAAAAAGAGAATCTGGTCTATCTTTCTTAACTCCAAAGTGGATGAGCCTTCTCTACatggaactccatctgccaccggTTTGCCCACTCATCCTGCGTGGTGATACATAGTTTCATATTTCAAATGAGATTGTATATAAGAATTATCTTGATATAAGAACCATGCAATGTCAAGCTGTAAGCTGATGAACTTCATTTATTATTTTGATTATTGTTATTCATATTTTACGCAGTGATACTATTTAAAACCACATGGTTTTGGGAGAGGAAACAAATAAAGCAAATGAGCCATTGTTTATTCTACAAGATATGTTTTATTCAGATACTGGAACAAAGTTCAGCTTTATCAGTGTTTTATTGTATCCAGCACGAAATAATCAACATTTACAAATGACATTGATATACACCAGACCAGAGACATTCAGATATTCCCAACATTTGATGTACGATAGCGTTCTATCGTGTTACATTCCAAGTGTTTGCACTATTCATACATGCTCCGTATTTGTGTTATTTCGCAACGGAAAATAATGCTCCAGTAGTTAGGAAACGTGTATACTGGAGCTAGTGATAGCGAATAAAAAAAGAGAATACCGCAAAACCTTAATTTTAACACTGGATCCAATTGCCGCTTCACAAAACAACAAAGGGTTCACCTTTACCGATTTAAGCCGGTTAGTTCGGTCGGGTTTAGCTAAGGCAGTGAGAAGAAAATGCATCAGGCGCATGCTCACTAAGATCATGCGAGTTTCAGTTCGTCAGATGCACCGTTTAAGTTGGGAAGCTTTATTTCAGGCGTCGGGTTGTCTTTTTGGTCATACATTCAATCATGACATTCAAAGTCCAATAAATGCAGGCGGGTAAAGCAGCAGGTTTTAACTTGTAGATTATAATTGGGGGTACTCATCAGTATTCCATAGCTCAGCCTGCAGAGTTGGAATTCCAACCAAAGGGGCTGCTGGGCTGCCTGGGGTAAATGCAGCATCTTGCAATCAGATTTTGTGATAGAAAATTGCATTTAAGGTCAATGGGAAGAATGAAGTTGGAGGATGGTGGAGCCATCGACGATTAGAGGCGGTAACTGTTAATTACATTCCCAGAGTATGAATGAAATTGAAATAAAATCATTGGAAGTTTTGAAACATACTTATTCAGTGAATTACCCAGAACTGAATAAATATGAGTAATATGCCCTTCAAAATATTGCTACCAATTAAATTGCTCCTTGTGTGACTTCTCGTATTTAACGAGGAGTTTAACTACTTTATTTTTAACATGTGCGTCTTTGTTTAATAAGGGACAGATTTTTTCATACCAGTACCACTGCATGTTCATCGCTGATACCGAATCGAACTGTAACTCAATAATGTTTACATTTTAACTATGAACCTGTTCGGGGATGATGTATTCCATGCCGGGAACAGTAACTCTTCAGACTCAATCCCTTTATAAGCTGTCGCGTTTGCCTAGACCCTGACTTCGTTTCTGGGTGCCTTGAAGGAGATGAGTGCTGAACTACGGGCTGATGTGGAGAAGGTGAAACCTTATGGGTCAATGAAATCCTTTAACCACAGTGTTGTTAAAAGGAAAGAGGTTTCTAGTTTAGCATTTCAgggactcctgcttctatgtaaaCTTTCCTGATTGTTGAATCTGGACGCAAGGTGATTAacttttattttctcttttttgtgTGTTGTACCGTTGTCTTGTTTCAAGGATAAATTACATATAGCTCtacgggctaaagggatcaaaggatatgggggaatgggggaccaggatattgaattcgatgatcagccatggtcaaaatgaatggcggagcaggctcgacgggccgaataacctattcctgcttctagtttctatgtttctaaagcgtATTGTGCCATATATATCACCAATGTTTGGGAGAAACAGGAAGGAACTTGAAAAGGGAAGAAAGGAAAGTAAAGGCACGATTTTTATTCAAACTGACTGTCGAATAGTTAGTAAACCTCGTCTATTCCCCTGAAGAGCGATAAGCGGAAAATAGATCGTTGTCTTTCCCCATCCCTGCATCAGAAACTAGTTGAATCGCCTGGAATCTTTCTGGTCAGTTTGAAAACACAGCTGCTCCCGCTGGTGTGGATGATCTCGCTATTAAACTGCTCTGGCACCATCTCGTCGTGGAACTTGGCGGAGCCCTCTCTGTATTTCACATCAGAGGACAGGTAAATTACCGTCTTGTCCTGGCAGAAATACCGCAGTGTCTGTAAAAGGCCCAGAAATTGCGTTGGGCTGTAAACAACGTCCGACCCGAGGATTACATCAAAGTCGGCTTGAAATTTATCCTGATCGTTCCCCCAAGCAAGGGCACTGGTTTTCGTACGGTGCCTGCAGCTGGGTGGGACGTTAGCAACGATGTTATATTCAATCTGCTTCAAAACGTACGGCCTGTCCGTCATGGTGACATCTCCACCTGGCAAATATAATAAAAGAAGAGCACAATTATCCTACTGTTTCCCCGCAGCGCTGGTTGCAACGTCCGCTCTggtcacaggagagagagagaaatagaattctGTAAAATACGGACTGCCTGAGCTACCCACTGTGTATGAGTGAGCCGGGCAATAGCAGAATTGCACATGATTAGGAAGCACATGTCCTGTGCAGGAATATGTGAATTGAAATCAGCCACACACTGCCTGCTCTGCATTCGTTAACTGTAATGTAGATTTCGCCGGAAGATTAATTAAGAAGAAGATCGTCCCTAATTCATCTGCAAATGAAACAGAGTAACAATATTCTGCAATTACTGTCCGTGTCCTTTTAGTGCGGGGAGTATTAGACAAGCACACGACAGCATTGTTTTAGCACTTTTCCAACGCCTGACCATGCGGAAAGATCCATGTCTGTGGACAGTTTAGAGAGTGTTATAATATTCGAGATCTGACAAACTGTCATTGCAGGGAGATTCAAACCGAAAGACTCGAAGGGGtacatcatgttgcagctttatagaacctcagttaggccgcatttggaatatagtgttcaattctggtcgccacattaccagaaggatgtggaggttttgaagagggtgcagaaaagatttaccaggatgttgcctggtatagagggctttggggagagattgaagaatctcactggaacgacagagactgagggacgacctgatggaagtctacaagattatgaggggcatggacagggcgaatagtcagaagctttttcccagggcggagaagtcaattactagagggcgtaagtttaaggtgcgaggggcaaggtttaaaggagatgtacgagacgcgttttttacacagagggtggtgggtgcctggaactagctgccgggggaggtaatggaagcagatacgatagtgacttgtaaggggcatttggacaaatacatgaatcggatgggaatggcgggatatggtctccggaagagtagagggttttagttcagtcgggcagcatggtcggtgcaggcttggagagccgaaaggcctgttcctgtgctgtaactttctgtgttctttgttcttatttgaaGACAATAAGTACGGTTGTATTGAACTTCGTTTCACAAACTTCGCAGG
This Mustelus asterias chromosome 18, sMusAst1.hap1.1, whole genome shotgun sequence DNA region includes the following protein-coding sequences:
- the LOC144506897 gene encoding EEF1A lysine methyltransferase 3-like, yielding MSSNLSMELEEKDYEFCGHPIRITMFKGASLGVSSYVWGPGVILCRYFEAVKIDFTGKKVLELGSGTGIVGILAALLGGDVTMTDRPYVLKQIEYNIVANVPPSCRHRTKTSALAWGNDQDKFQADFDVILGSDVVYSPTQFLGLLQTLRYFCQDKTVIYLSSDVKYREGSAKFHDEMVPEQFNSEIIHTSGSSCVFKLTRKIPGDSTSF